AATACTCCAGTAATTCCACTTACTGAAAACAAAACTTCTTCAGGATTAATTATGACAGGATTGTAATTTTCATCGTATCCTTTAACTGTAATTGTCCTGTGAAGTCCTTTAAACACGTTAGTATCTGATACTTCTAATTTTAAAGCGTATAGATTTCCCTTAGGAGCTGTGTTAAATATTCCTATTCCATTTGCTACTTTTCTTTCATAGCCTTCAGGAGCATAATTTGCAAGTTTAGCGTCAGTATCCCCTATTGGTCTTATTGCCATTTGTGTTGACCCGCCACCGTCTAAGTTTAAAGCATCATATGCACCTAAGGATATCATTAAATTTGCCATTTCTGTTTGTGTCATTCCACGGCTTGAAGTACCGTCAACAGTGGCGATGATCAAATATTTTTTGTCTTGAGTATAGCCTATTGCTGTTCGTGCTGTGTAGCCTTTTATTTCATGAGTGAAAGGCGCAATTTTTCCGTCTTTTACAAGGATTGTGCCGCCACTTACAGCCATTTTGAGATTTTGAAAGGGAGGATTTGTATTTATGTCTTTTTGTATTATATCTCCTGGCTTTAAAGTGAGTAAATTTTCACCTACATAACCTGCACCAGCCAACACATATCCGCCTTGTGGTATTTCGACAGAAGGCTGTCCTTGACGCACTTCTAATACTCTGTCATTTTCATCTACAATGACTTCTACCAATTGAGGTACATTTTCATTTGCTCCCGGAGATGTTGTAAACCAATCCCTTGTGTACATTACTAAATACTCAAAAGTATTGCTTATTTTATTTATTGCGGCAAGAGGAAGTTTCGTGCCGTTTGGAAGAGTAACGGACATACTTTTTGACCAATATTCTATAGAGGGAACTCCATTTGCGTCAATGGAGAAAGTGGCCAGTTTACTCTCATTTGAAGGGTCTGTTATTAACCTTCCATCTTTTACTGTTGCTCCTATTACGAATCCTGTTTTTGTATCGAAGAAATCGCCGTTCACAGCAGCCACAGCACCATAAGAATTTGCCATTTCACGCACTGGCATTCTATCTTTTATGCCAGTAGGATTGAAAATTACTGATACATCAGTATATTTATCAGTTAAGTCCACTTTTAACACGTTAATGTTTATCCATCCTTCAGTCGTAAAATAGATTATATTTTTATGTACTACTCCTTTACTTAAATTTTGTGCAAATTCTTTTGCCTCAAGGATTGTATATGTATCGGCCTTTACATTTTGCATTGGAAAAGCTAAAAATAGTAGAAGAGAGCTGATGCATAAAGATAATATTTTTTTAATTCTCAATCGTATCCCTCCTGGTGTTTTTTGTATTTTACGTATGTTTTCTTTTCAGGTTAATTGTACCATCGTATTATTACAGGTGTATTACAAAAACATAAATATTTGGTTAATATTTATTATTTGCCGCGTAAATAAAGTTGAAACAGTAAGCTTATCAGCTTGAAGGGGAAATTAAAGAAATTATTTACTTACATTTTAAATTAATAAGTTTAAAATATGACGTATTCTTAAAAAATTTAAAGATTAAAAGCGATAAATCAATAAAACGGCCATTTTTAAGCTTCTATGCCTATTGTGAAATTTCATTTTTTCTATTATAATTTATTTCGTCACTGATGTCGGGATGTAGCGCAGTTGGTAGCGCACGTGCTTTGGGAGCATGGGGTCGGGGGTTCAAGTCCCTCCATCCCGACCATTGTGGTCGTATAGCTCAGCTGGGAGAGCACCTGCCTTACAAGCAGGGGGTCATAGGTTCGAGTCCTATTGCGACCACCATTTTCAAAAATTAAATATTGTGGAGGGATACCCAAGTGGCCAAAGGGGGCAGACTGTAAATCTGTTGGCTGTCGCCTTCGATGGTTCGAATCCATCTCCCTCCACCATTGAAAAAAAGACCGGAGGGTCTTTTTTTATTTTTCTCCTTCAAATATCTTGACATGGTAAAAAAGTGTAGTATAATATTATTTGAAAAAGAAAATAATTATTTATTAATAAAAATTTAATTAAGGAGGAATCTTTTATGAGAGAAATGACAAGACATAACCTTAGTGAAGCTTATGCAGGAGAGAGCCAAGCTCACATGAGATATCAAATTTTTGCTGATGTAGCTGAAAAAGAAGGCAAACCTAATATTGCAAGACTTTTCAGGGCTATTTCCTATGCTGAATTGGTACATGCTACAAATCACTACAAAACTCTTGGAGAAGTAGGGAATACAGTAGAGAATCTTGAAAAAGCTATAGAAGGGGAAACCTTTGAAGTAGAAGAGATGTATCCTGCTTATAATGCTGTTGCAGAACTTCAAGAGGAATCTGGAGCTAAAAAAAGCATACATTATGCTATTGAGGCTGAAAAAATACATGCAAAATTGTACACTGAAGCAAAAGAAGCAGCATTAAAAGGAGAAGATATAAA
This genomic window from Thermoanaerobacter uzonensis DSM 18761 contains:
- a CDS encoding phosphodiester glycosidase family protein, producing the protein MRIKKILSLCISSLLLFLAFPMQNVKADTYTILEAKEFAQNLSKGVVHKNIIYFTTEGWININVLKVDLTDKYTDVSVIFNPTGIKDRMPVREMANSYGAVAAVNGDFFDTKTGFVIGATVKDGRLITDPSNESKLATFSIDANGVPSIEYWSKSMSVTLPNGTKLPLAAINKISNTFEYLVMYTRDWFTTSPGANENVPQLVEVIVDENDRVLEVRQGQPSVEIPQGGYVLAGAGYVGENLLTLKPGDIIQKDINTNPPFQNLKMAVSGGTILVKDGKIAPFTHEIKGYTARTAIGYTQDKKYLIIATVDGTSSRGMTQTEMANLMISLGAYDALNLDGGGSTQMAIRPIGDTDAKLANYAPEGYERKVANGIGIFNTAPKGNLYALKLEVSDTNVFKGLHRTITVKGYDENYNPVIINPEEVLFSVSGITGVFSGNAFMPTSVGEGVITARVGNAIGTIKINSLDKPVDIRFNPANIVVDKNKAVPITVTAKNIKGYRALIEPQDITWDVYNNIGNIDNKGAFISSNFDASGALVANILGEKAILPVRVGQGSEFDTSILPKVTEFTQIDPANKEAPVKNTSNSFKFMVFGDTKYNTLLKLQISLKAADIANKEYPLAIFLGDIDEKVLNNLKVKYITTNEKYEVYNYNNSTFIALNNRSGSLLSPDKNQWTWFKEQLSNVKGDNLFVILPKPVWGSDGFKDVKEATLFEETLKEFNKNTGKNVWIIYNSKSKFYTTLNDEIRYITTYGTDVEGNTNDIYNDFGFISVMVNSKEINYQFKNLINK
- a CDS encoding rubrerythrin family protein yields the protein MREMTRHNLSEAYAGESQAHMRYQIFADVAEKEGKPNIARLFRAISYAELVHATNHYKTLGEVGNTVENLEKAIEGETFEVEEMYPAYNAVAELQEESGAKKSIHYAIEAEKIHAKLYTEAKEAALKGEDIKISKVYICPVCGYTSVDVLPEKCPVCGVPGEKFVAF